In one Mucilaginibacter sp. PAMB04168 genomic region, the following are encoded:
- the hpt gene encoding hypoxanthine phosphoribosyltransferase, whose translation MKIDDLTFEPLIEEEAIAKRINLLGEQLNTEYAGRTPIFIGVLNGSFLFVADLIKQITIPCEVTFTKLASYYGGTSTTRKIREDIDLSVDISGRHIIIVEDIVDTGNTLSYLIEKLKLNAPASIRVCSLLLKPGKLEISIEELRYVGFEIDNEFVVGYGLDYKELGRNLRDIYRLIS comes from the coding sequence ATGAAGATTGACGACCTGACATTCGAGCCGCTGATTGAAGAAGAAGCTATAGCCAAACGCATTAATTTACTGGGCGAACAGCTTAACACAGAGTATGCCGGCCGTACCCCTATCTTCATTGGTGTACTGAATGGCAGCTTTCTGTTTGTGGCCGATTTAATTAAGCAGATTACCATACCCTGTGAGGTAACTTTTACCAAACTGGCTTCTTATTATGGTGGCACCAGCACAACCCGCAAAATACGCGAGGATATTGACCTGAGTGTTGATATTAGCGGCCGGCACATCATCATTGTGGAAGACATTGTGGATACCGGCAATACCCTGAGCTATTTAATTGAAAAGTTAAAGCTGAACGCCCCGGCTTCTATACGTGTTTGTTCCCTCCTGCTCAAACCCGGTAAGCTCGAAATATCAATTGAAGAGTTACGCTACGTAGGCTTTGAAATTGATAACGAATTTGTGGTAGGTTACGGGCTGGATTATAAAGAACTGGGTCGCAACCTGAGAGATATATACCGGCTGATTAGTTAA
- a CDS encoding pitrilysin family protein: MDYQVHTLPNGIRLLYKHAATNITHTCFVINAGARDEQPHKDGLAHFIEHLLFKQTERRNTNQILNRLELVGADLNAYTTKEYTCIHASLRKQHLERTLDLFEDIIFHSTFPEEELIKERSVILDEIASYQDQPEEAIQDDFEGMLFKGHALSNNILGTEESVNQLNREDIAGFIASTYNTHEMVFAVIGDYDFNKLIKLAEKYLGVVPANTSAKVRQKPGKPKGELLRFQKPISQTHGVIGSLAYDSAHQHKSGLLLVNNLLGGMGMSSRLNLEIREKHGIAYTIESNYTPLTDTGIFSIYFGTDEEKAAKAMKLIHKELKKLRDNKLGALQLHQAKQKFIGQIALAEENRLSLIISMAKSLVDFNCIDTLQQVFDKINIVTAEQILEITNEVFDEASLLTLLFEPKD, translated from the coding sequence ATAGATTATCAGGTACATACCCTACCAAACGGTATCCGCTTATTATACAAGCATGCCGCAACTAATATAACCCATACCTGCTTTGTTATAAATGCCGGCGCGCGCGATGAGCAGCCGCACAAAGATGGCCTGGCGCATTTTATTGAGCATCTGTTATTTAAGCAAACCGAGCGCCGCAACACCAACCAGATATTAAACCGGCTGGAGCTGGTAGGGGCCGACCTGAACGCCTATACCACCAAAGAGTACACCTGCATACACGCCTCCCTGCGCAAACAGCACCTGGAGCGCACACTGGATTTATTTGAAGATATTATCTTCCACTCCACCTTTCCTGAAGAGGAACTGATAAAAGAACGCAGCGTAATACTAGACGAGATTGCCTCATACCAGGACCAGCCCGAGGAAGCCATTCAGGATGATTTTGAGGGCATGCTGTTTAAAGGGCATGCTTTAAGTAATAACATTTTAGGTACCGAGGAATCGGTTAACCAATTAAACCGTGAAGATATTGCCGGGTTTATAGCCAGCACCTATAACACCCACGAAATGGTGTTTGCCGTAATTGGCGATTATGATTTTAACAAACTCATTAAACTTGCCGAAAAGTACCTCGGGGTTGTGCCTGCCAACACATCGGCCAAGGTTCGGCAAAAGCCGGGTAAACCTAAGGGTGAGCTGCTGCGTTTTCAAAAGCCTATTTCGCAAACCCATGGCGTTATTGGTAGTTTGGCTTATGATTCGGCCCACCAGCACAAAAGCGGCTTACTACTGGTAAACAATTTGCTGGGTGGCATGGGCATGAGCAGCCGCCTTAACCTCGAAATCAGGGAAAAGCATGGCATCGCTTACACCATCGAATCGAACTATACACCTTTAACCGATACCGGTATATTTTCAATTTATTTTGGCACCGATGAGGAAAAGGCCGCTAAGGCCATGAAACTTATCCACAAGGAACTCAAAAAGCTTCGTGATAACAAACTGGGAGCCTTACAACTGCACCAGGCCAAGCAAAAGTTTATAGGCCAGATTGCACTGGCCGAAGAAAACCGCCTGAGCCTCATCATCTCCATGGCCAAAAGCCTGGTCGATTTTAACTGTATCGATACCTTGCAGCAAGTATTTGACAAGATAAACATAGTTACAGCCGAGCAGATTCTGGAAATTACCAACGAGGTGTTTGATGAAGCAAGCCTGTTAACCCTGCTGTTCGAGCCTAAAGATTAA
- the def gene encoding peptide deformylase, translated as MKLPIVAYGDPVLRKKATDFETEEIAGLKQLVADMYETMYAARGVGLAAPQVGLSKRLFVVDATPFDDEEPELKDFKKAFINPQILEETGEEWAFNEGCLSIPDVREDVYRQPVVRLSYYNEDMQQHEETFKGMAARIIQHEYDHIEGKLFTDKLSPLRKRLLEKRLGDISRGIVKVDYKMKFPAAKKGR; from the coding sequence ATGAAATTGCCTATTGTAGCTTACGGGGATCCGGTATTGAGAAAAAAAGCCACTGATTTTGAGACAGAAGAAATAGCTGGCTTAAAACAGCTGGTTGCTGACATGTATGAAACTATGTATGCCGCCCGTGGCGTGGGTTTGGCTGCACCCCAGGTAGGCTTATCAAAGCGTTTATTCGTAGTTGACGCTACCCCTTTTGATGATGAGGAGCCCGAATTAAAGGATTTTAAAAAGGCATTCATCAACCCGCAAATACTGGAAGAAACAGGCGAAGAATGGGCCTTTAATGAAGGTTGCCTGAGCATACCCGACGTGCGCGAAGACGTTTACCGCCAGCCGGTTGTACGCCTTTCCTATTATAATGAGGACATGCAACAACATGAGGAAACCTTTAAAGGTATGGCGGCGCGCATTATACAACACGAGTACGATCATATTGAAGGTAAACTATTTACAGACAAACTAAGCCCGCTGCGCAAACGCCTGCTCGAAAAACGCCTCGGTGATATTTCGAGAGGGATAGTG